In Zygosaccharomyces rouxii strain CBS732 chromosome A complete sequence, the genomic window CATGTATTTTGATGGCTCTTAGCCAACTGAATAGCTGAACATTTGATATCTATGTGTGTAGAATATTTCTATTTCTGTTAAGAGTTTGTAGAGGATTTAAcgttttgaaaatatggCGGAACATTTGAACATGCAAAATGTTAGTTatgtaaaaaaaaaagtacTAAATTATTTAAATTCATAAATTTCATTCTGTCCATGAGTCAAAACTGCAGCTCTTTTTGAGCTTACAATACGTTCTAACGCCAACCCATCTAATTTACTGTATACGCACCTCACGGTAGAAATGTTCAAATCGGTATCTCCCAAGAAAGCGCTCTTACCAATGTATCTAACGACTTCGTTGTAAAATTCAGGATTTGATGGTGGTTGGTAGAAGATAACACTTTTGACTCCCTTGATTTCGTATCGCCTGAAGTGGTGTAATCTTTCAGTGTACAATAGAACTTTTATACGACCTTGTTGAAATAGAGATCTGGTAGATGTGAGTTGTCTTACATCGGAATATTCGTTGATATCACCAAACAATATCGTAGTTTTATCTTTTAGGTAGTTCCTCACTCTGATAAAATCAGCATAATCCGGAATGTAAAGCAGAATACCATCTTCGTAACCTGTAGACTTTGTAATACTAGGAACAATGACactggtgaaaaatctgaaacGATAATCCGGCTCGTCTACAACGGAGGCACCACCTAAATCGACcctttggaaaatttgtCTTACTCTAAATCCCAATTTTGAGACACTAGACTGTTCACCTGTGATTTGATGGTGGTTCTTCCAGCGTCCCCCAATGTTTCGACATTTACCATTTAATAAGAAATTTGCCGTAGGTGTAACATACCTGGTAAATATCAACGTTTGTCTTAGTAGTTTAGCCTGCTCGTTAATGTACCACATGCGCACTCTACCGAAATCTGTATCGTGCTGTTCCTTGGGGATCTTGTTCATATGGGCAAAAATAGTGAACAAGTGAGATACGTTTTGGAATTCAATAGAATTCAACTGATCAATTATCATCAACTCAATGGATGATAAGAAATCATCTTGCCTCTTTTTACGATCTGTATTCTCCAGGATCAGTTGCAATCCCAGAGGTGAACATACAATCAAATCTGATTGGTAAAAATTGCTATAAAGCCTAATGGCCTTTCTCGTAAATTTTACACCAAGGACGAAAAAATCGTTAGTATTACCTTTGAAAGTGTGTCTAAAAGACTTAGGTTTCGATGATGGCGGCAGAACgtcttcaaagaattgatccCTCAATTTACTCTTTTTATCCACTTGATCTAATCCcgatttttcaataaccTTGCTTACAATTTGATATGCCGTATCTCTGGTAGGTGCTACAATGAGCACCTTCGGTCTGGTAAAACCTTGATCCAAAAATTCGCCATCTGGATTGGTTGCTAATCTTTGATTgtctttcaaaattctatCTCTTGTCTTGTAGATATGATTCAAAACATGTAACACGTATAAATCTCGgtattcatcttcatcttgttcgTAATCTTCATATTCGTACAATAAATCTCTGTACTGGAAAATTGGATCGACAATTTTCCTCTGTAAAGGTGTAAGAACATCATCTTGGGATTCTAACAAATTATTTTGGATCTTCAGCTTCCTCTTGAGGGGATATGAACTCAAATGTCCTTTATGAGATGGTAATTCGAACTCTTGGCCCTTCCCTGCCAATGTTTTCGTGTAAATCAGAGACTCGTCATCGTCTACACGAATCTTCCCAGACTTATTGacaattttcttttgcTTCCAAGCTTCATCTAAAGAATCAATAGACTCCGACTGCATGTTGAAATGACTCTCAAAAGGATCACGTTCATCTTCactctcatcttcatcgcCTTCACTCAACTCCTCCTCAGATTGTGGTTCCTCTTCACCAGGTGTATCTACCAAATTTGCTTCCACTTCACCCTTCTCATCTTCGCTaagttcatcatctgaTGAGGATGGGTCTTGTAGATCCtgcttctttttcctcctttCCCTTTGTCTATCTTCTGGATGttcacttttcaaaatcgtCAAAAGAGCACCATAAGCCTTTTCTTTCGAATCTTCCTGCTCTTGCACCTCATTTGtagcatcttcttctgaatCTTCTGACAATTCACCATCCTCTTCTGAAGCAACCGGAATCTCTGGCTCTTCAACAGGTTCCTTATCATTTCTAGCTCTTCTAATACTTCTCAAATCTTTCCTACCACGTTTCCTAGACCCATCAATCGCATCTGTACCATTACCAGTACGCTTAACCATGATTTTAGCGCTGTAGACACTCAAGACCAGCTAACTTATCTTCTATCTCGGCGGCTGTTTTACAATATAATGTGTATTTATATGTGGTTAGGTATTCAAATCTGCGATGAGctcaaaaattttccaGTCACTGTGGACGAATGTTGAGACATGCGACGGGAAGCAGCTCGGTTGAGGTGGAAAGAGAGGAAATCGTTTTCACATCATAATTGGAGGTCTAATAATGATCAAGTAACTAGGCAAGACGATTGTAGATCGAGTGAATTTGGAGGGCTTATCGGTGTTTAAGTGGCATTGGATTGAGGTTAGGCGGCCCCTGTTTCTATACGCGTGGGAGGAAATTGCCATCTGTAAATCAGTGAGCCAGTTTTAAAGAGATAAGAGTAAGAATAAGagtaataataagaatACGAATAATAGAAGGGAAGGATAGGTTGGATTAagattttttggattttaATTAATACTGTTAggaagaaggaaaagaaaaaaaataacaaaaacaaagaaGAGACGAGTTTCCCTCACCCATTTCTCAATACTATGAGTTTTGTTGTACAAAGTGTACGGGTCCTTTTGGCCTGTTTTTATCTACTGTCGATACTGATCACAATACCGATATCGTTTAAAGTTGGCGGGCTATACTGTGGTCTTTCCTTCACGGTAACGCTTTTCAATCTCTATTTTATGTCAACAACTCTATCGCTATTTGTTCGAGGTTACGCTAGTAGGTTTTACGTGTTTTCAACTGCAACCATCTATTATTCACAACATTGCATTATTGCCTCATTGTTATACCTGTTCTTGTCAGGATTTTccaatgaagaattgaccAAGATTTTAGAGAGTGGCTCACAGCCTGAACAATCGTTATTAGAAGTTTTAAAGAGTAACCCATTTTCAGCCCAttccaattggattttgtattattactattattgttaCATTGTACAACCATGGCAATGGATTCTTTCACATTCAACGGCCTTCTTCTCACTTTCGGAAGGTTTTTTCACAATTTTAGCGATTCAAGCCGTTGGTGAATCTCACAGATGGCTGCTATACGAGATAAATTCCAACATTTGGAACATCACATCTTTACTCATATCAGGTGGAGTGATTACCGCTGCATTGTACTATCTGTACAGAATATATGTGACACCAGTTTGGGAACTATCCATACAGACGGCCTCCCTATTGGGTTTTACACTTTCATTGGTATGTGGATTAGGGCTCTACGGTATTGTTAGTAAGAATGGATCTGTTATCGAGAGTTCACTTTTCTTTGCGTACATAGTACGTTGCATCTatgaaatttcaccaaaattggCAACTACTGCaactgatgaaattttggaaatttttaaagaagCATGGCAGAAGCATCAACGCAATTATTCCAGTACAAATAATCTATTATCCTACTATCACGATGTGGTTCTCGATAGCGCTGAAATGATGTGGGAATCAATTGTATCAAAAACAGTTACAACTAGTGATCCATTTTATCATACATCGATGTTCCCACCACTAAGGAAGTTTACAGATATCTTTAAACCAgttggaatttttttcaagaattttaccatttcAGTACCGTCTTCCATTGAAGGTCTATTCCAAGTAACTCTGA contains:
- the UTP25 gene encoding rRNA-binding ribosome biosynthesis protein UTP25 (similar to uniprot|P40498 Saccharomyces cerevisiae YIL091C Protein required for cell viability), with amino-acid sequence MVKRTGNGTDAIDGSRKRGRKDLRSIRRARNDKEPVEEPEIPVASEEDGELSEDSEEDATNEVQEQEDSKEKAYGALLTILKSEHPEDRQRERRKKKQDLQDPSSSDDELSEDEKGEVEANLVDTPGEEEPQSEEELSEGDEDESEDERDPFESHFNMQSESIDSLDEAWKQKKIVNKSGKIRVDDDESLIYTKTLAGKGQEFELPSHKGHLSSYPLKRKLKIQNNLLESQDDVLTPLQRKIVDPIFQYRDLLYEYEDYEQDEDEYRDLYVLHVLNHIYKTRDRILKDNQRLATNPDGEFLDQGFTRPKVLIVAPTRDTAYQIVSKVIEKSGLDQVDKKSKLRDQFFEDVLPPSSKPKSFRHTFKGNTNDFFVLGVKFTRKAIRLYSNFYQSDLIVCSPLGLQLILENTDRKKRQDDFLSSIELMIIDQLNSIEFQNVSHLFTIFAHMNKIPKEQHDTDFGRVRMWYINEQAKLLRQTLIFTRYVTPTANFLLNGKCRNIGGRWKNHHQITGEQSSVSKLGFRVRQIFQRVDLGGASVVDEPDYRFRFFTSVIVPSITKSTGYEDGILLYIPDYADFIRVRNYLKDKTTILFGDINEYSDVRQLTSTRSLFQQGRIKVLLYTERLHHFRRYEIKGVKSVIFYQPPSNPEFYNEVVRYIGKSAFLGDTDLNISTVRCVYSKLDGLALERIVSSKRAAVLTHGQNEIYEFK
- the ICE2 gene encoding Ice2p (similar to uniprot|P40499 Saccharomyces cerevisiae YIL090W ICE2 Integral ER membrane protein with type-III transmembrane domains mutations cause defects in cortical ER morphology in both the mother and daughter cells), with amino-acid sequence MSFVVQSVRVLLACFYLLSILITIPISFKVGGLYCGLSFTVTLFNLYFMSTTLSLFVRGYASRFYVFSTATIYYSQHCIIASLLYLFLSGFSNEELTKILESGSQPEQSLLEVLKSNPFSAHSNWILYYYYYCYIVQPWQWILSHSTAFFSLSEGFFTILAIQAVGESHRWLLYEINSNIWNITSLLISGGVITAALYYLYRIYVTPVWELSIQTASLLGFTLSLVCGLGLYGIVSKNGSVIESSLFFAYIVRCIYEISPKLATTATDEILEIFKEAWQKHQRNYSSTNNLLSYYHDVVLDSAEMMWESIVSKTVTTSDPFYHTSMFPPLRKFTDIFKPVGIFFKNFTISVPSSIEGLFQVTLKMASDSVSPAIVVNLFFRVLIFYSATKIIPALQGKGDRQLNKSRRIMNVLYWYSPCILIAMYTHLILQYSGELNRDLCLWGCNSMWFSLNQTKIVVDSWGFWNWCNIFWTILVYGSELIGGKK